One Poecile atricapillus isolate bPoeAtr1 chromosome 29, bPoeAtr1.hap1, whole genome shotgun sequence genomic window carries:
- the LOC131589628 gene encoding fumarylacetoacetate hydrolase domain-containing protein 2-like has product MRGALRLLRFRGPAGPRLGLEEAPGGDVVDLSAAEPELPRSMREFLEIGPRGLELAQRALESGQHRVPRATVQLLAPIADPEKVICVGLNYHDHCQEQGVKVPKEPLIFSKFPSAITGPFDDIVHPQDTSELDWEVELAAVIGKRGRHIEEAAALEHVLGFTVANDVSARDWQMRRNGRQWLLGKTFDTFCPLGPAIVTREAVPDVHNLSIRCSVNGQRMQDSNTRHLIFGVPTLVAWVSRFVTLVPGDVLLTGTPAGVGVFQKPPVFLKRGDEVQCEIEELGTICNRVV; this is encoded by the exons GGAGATGTGGTGGATCTGAGCGCGGCGGAGCCGGAGCTGCCCCGCTCCATGCGGGAATTCCTGGAGATCGGCCCCCGCGGGCTGGAGCTCGCCCAGAG AGCACTGGAGTCGGGACAGCACCGGGTGCCCCGGGCCACcgtgcagctgctggcacccaTAGCAGACCCCGAGAAGGTGATCTGTGTGGGGCTCAACTACCACGACCACTGTCAGGAGCAGGGCGTGAAGGTCCCCAAGGAGCCCCTCATCTTCAGCAAGTTCCCCAGCGCCATCACCGGGCCCTTCGATGACATCGTGCACCCCCAGGACACCAGC gagctggactgggagGTGGAGCTGGCTGCCGTCATTGGGAAGAGGGGGCGACACATCGAG GAGGCAGCGGCGCTGGAGCACGTGCTGGGTTTCACTGTGGCCAACGATGTGAGCGCCCGTGACTGGCAGATGCGGCGCAACGGGCGGCAGTGGCTGCTGGGGAAAACCTTCGACACCTTCTGTCCCCTGGGGCCGGCCATTGTCACCAGGGAGGCGGTGccag ATGTCCATAACCTGTCGATCCGCTGCAGCGTCAACGGGCAGCGGATGCAGGACAGCAACACCCGCCACCTCATCTTTGGGGTGCCCACCCTCGTTGCCTGGGTGTCCCG GTTCGTGACACTGGTCCCTGGGGACGTCCTGCTGACAGGGACCCCTGCGGGAGTGGGGGTCTTTCAGAAACcacctgttttcctgaag CGCGGTGATGAGGTGCAGTGTGAGATTGAGGAGCTGGGCACCATCTGCAACCGGGTGGTCTGA
- the GPAT2 gene encoding glycerol-3-phosphate acyltransferase 2, mitochondrial yields the protein MTSPRIQTWISHSGPKLEVFIPFLGKYHHPVSGRCCQTCTPRSWDGFYPKDLAALGFRDVSRVTETDTRFRGWLVRRVCGFLAAWEWEIPAETPGELLVRICSSRRVQDAAPGQDPGSGGDEGSRQRWKEEISRILGEIQAPLSPLLLRLCHWLLPKLLTRLFLSVQLHRGQLEMVLRAARTPEVPLVFLCSHRSQVDALLLSFVLLSQRVGLPRVMVGAWTSPRLRSLLQRLGGIFLPSGMVHTRSARDEELPGAVLDMYVQELLQSRQPLILFLEEPPGSLQLADPARCWLLRVLRALRDRAVPDVLIIPVGIAYDVAPGTVEQDELPPQPLGIGTCLRAAFRALRRHPGCARVDFSQPFSLREFLDNNLVGPVLTGNHPEQLLLPTILGRRPLDVRNVGTLSPSLGTKEETLVTALGLHALSDSSTCSAITAVGITAALLLHRHQEVVLLPRLMWDFSELLEQLLLRGRAVGFSGQLRVLLGHSLQQLQPLLAPHLPGTPRAALGPPKASARARLGRLAGGVRHHLAREAVGACAIRALLLEVLPILGPPSSLTRIVLSRDELLRKILELLQLLPLTLLGLQPCQPTDCHSLDILDKLILGGLLEEEEPESERWGCDIAPQGFLRGRSLGSFTDDSDSDSEHGVPKQCYKLSEPQGFPGFLLFLCRLLSPILQTYSRAVEFLERPPWPQPEADCVEALLEFLAEDEDGYPDRSLALSSLQSFKDMGVLEELQSPTGRLLQLSQPFQSAFNREKLGAFIQQFTQL from the exons ATGACATCCCCCAGG ATTCAAACATGGATCAGCCACTCGGGCCCAAAGCTGGAAGTTTTCATCCCATTCCTGGGCAAATACCACCACCCTGTTTCGGGGCGCTGCTGCCAGACCTGCACCCCCAGGAGCTGG GATGGATTCTATCCCAAGGATCTCGCTGCTCTCGGGTTCCGCGATGTCAGCCGTGTGACAGAGACAGACACGCG GTTCCGGGGCTGGCTGGTCCGTAGGGTCTGTGGATTCCTCGcagcctgggaatgggaaattccAGCAGAGACCCCTGGGGAGCTCCTGGTGCggatctgcagcagcaggag GGTGCAAGATGCTGCCCCTGGCCAGGACCCTGGATCCGGAGGGGATGAGGGATCCCGGCAGCGCTGGAAGGAGGAGATTTCCCGGATCCTGGGGGAAATCCAGGCCCCGCTCTCCCCTCTGCTTCTGAG GCTGTGCCACTGGCTGCTCCCCAAGCTCCTGACCCGTCTGTTCCTGAGCGTGCAGCTGCACCGGGGGCAGCTGGAGATGGTGCTGCGAGCTGCCAGGACG CCCGAGGTGCCGCTGGTGTTCCTGTGCAGTCACCGGTCCCAGGTGGATGCGCTGCTCCTGTCCTTCGTGCTTCTCTCCCAGAGGGTTGGGCTGCCCAGGGTGATGGTGGGCGCCTGGACAAGCCCTCGCCTCAG ATCCCTGCTCCAACGcctgggagggattttcctgCCTTCAGGAATGGTACATACACGGAGTGCCCGGGATGAGGAGCTCCCGGGAGCTGTGCTGGATATG tatgtccaggagctgctgcagagccgcCAGCCCCTCATCCTCTTCCTGGAGGAGCCCccaggctccctgcagctggcagACCCTGCCCGGTGCTGGCTGCTCCGTGTGCTCCGGGCCCTGCGGGACCGAGCTGTGCCTGACGTCCTCATCATCCCGGTGGGAATTGCCTATGATGTGGCTCCCGGCACAGTGGAGCAGGATGAATTG ccccctcagcccctTGGGATCGGCACGTGTCTCCGGGCAGCGTTCCGGGCCCTGCGCCGGCACCCTGGATGTGCCCGGGTGGATTTCTCTCAGCCCTTCTCCTTACGG gaatttttggACAACAACCTCGTTGGGCCAGTCCTCACAGGGAATCATccggagcagctgctgcttcccaccaTCCTGGGCAGGCG CCCGCTGGATGTCAGGAATGTGGGGACTTTGAGTCCCAGCTTGGGGACCAAAGAGGAGACTTTGGTGACGGCGCTGGGGCTGCATGCACTGAGTG ATTCCAGCACTTGCTCTGCCATCACAGCTGTGGGAATCACTGCGGCGCTGCTGCTCCACAGACACCAGGAG gtggtgctgctgccccGGCTGATGTGGGATttctcagagctgctggagcagctcctgctgcggGGCCGGGCCGTGGGGTTCTCGGGGCAGCTGCgggtgctgctggggcacagcctgcagcagctgcagcccctgctggcCCCACACctgccagggacccccagggctgctctggggcccCCCAAGGCCTCGGCCCGGGCACGGCTGGGGCGGCTGGCAGGGGGTGTCCGGCACCACCTGGCCAGGGAGGCCGTGGGCG CCTGTGCCATCCgtgccctgctgctggaggtgctgccaATCCTGGGCCCCCCCTCCAGCCTCACCAGGATCGTGCTGAGCCGGGATGAGCTGCTCCGCAagatcctggagctgctgcagctgctgcctctgaccctgctggggctccag ccctgccagcccacAGACTGCCACAGCCTGGACATCCTGGACAAGCTCATCCTTGgggggctgctggaggaggaggag CCAGAGAGTGAGCGCTGGGGTTGTGACATAGCCCCCCAGGGCTTCTTGCGGGGACGTTCCTTGGGATCCTTCACTGATGACAGCGACAGTGACAGCGAGCACGGGGTCCCCAAGCAGTGCTACAAG CTCAGCGAGCCCCAGGGCTTCCCTggcttcctcctcttcctctgccgCCTCCTGAGCCCCATCCTGCAGACCTACAGCCGGGCTGTGGAATTCCTGGAGAGACCCCCCTGGCCCCAGCCTG AGGCAGACTGTGTGGAGGCACTGCTGGAATTCCtggctgaggatgaggatg GGTATCCTGACAGGAGCCTGGCCCTGAGCTCCCTGCAGAGTTTCAAGGACATGGGG GTCCTAGAGGAGCTGCAGTCCCCCACTGGAcgcctcctgcagctctcccagcctttccagTCTGCTTTCAACCGAGAGAAACTGGGAGCCTTTATCCAGCAGTTCACCCAGCTGTag
- the ELMOD3 gene encoding ELMO domain-containing protein 3: MDGAGGSERPQEQPEERQQRLVPPIPAQGQEGVLQELVLGAGQPPEPGISEEQRQAQEEWEALEVIQSGLGGTSGAPLPPISFTEALQHFQSTELFESRGKVRTPGRRGILSTLLRCLRGPPQLRPQLRGEQELVLAMAQCALDDSERVHMRILQTIYQQLTRSRLGCPRYGAHWEELGFQGADPGTDLRGTGMLGLMQILFFVLDSRTLPLAREIFQLSQHETQSFPFCIMSVNITRIVIQALQEERLSRECNQRQQVIGVLNDLYAAAFLQLSRLWRRQQGTIADAGFFLKELELSTKKKPRQLLKSLEAYLSCGLQPPSPLSSQIHFTGICDPGAELEGDSRLI, from the exons ATGGACGGCGCCGGGGGCTCGGAGCGGCCGCAGGAGCAGCCGGAGGAGCGGCAGCAGCGCCTTGTCCCCCCG ATTCCAGCTCAGGGACAGGAAGgtgtcctgcaggagctggtgctCGGAGCAGGGCAGCCCCCAGAGCCTG GGATCAGCGAGGAGCAGCGCCAGGCCCAGGAGGAATGGGAGGCTCTGGAAGTGATCCAGTCAG gGTTGGGGGGCACCTCAGGCGCGCCCCTCCCTCCGATTTCCTTCACTGAGGCGCTGCAGCACTTCCAGAGCACGGAGCTCTTCGAGAGCCGG GGGAAGGTCCGGACACCGGGGCGCCGGGGGATCCTGAGCACCCTGCTCCGCTGCCTCCGCGGGCCCCCCCAGCTCCGGCCGCAGCTccggggagagcaggagctggtgctggccATGGCACAGT GTGCCCTGGATGACTCGGAGCGGGTGCACATGCGGATCCTGCAGACCATCTACCAGCAGCTGACACgctccaggctgggctgccCGCGCTATGGAGCacactgggaggagctgggcttCCAGG GTGCGGATCCCGGGACTGACCTGCGTGGGACGGGAATGCTGGGGCTGATGCAGATCCTCTTCTTTGTCCTGGATTCTCGGACATTGCCACTGGCACGGGAGattttccagctctcccagcatgAAACCCAG AGTTTTCCCTTCTGCATCATGTCCGTGAACATCACCCGGATTGTCATCCAGGCGCTGCAGGAGGAGCGGCTTTCCCG GGAGTGCAACCAGCGGCAGCAGGTGATCGGGGTGTTGAATGACCTGTACgctgctgccttcctgcagctctcccgCCTCTGGAGGCGGCAGCAAGGCACCATTGCTGATGCTGGCTTCTTCCTCAAGG AGCTGGAATTATCCACCAAAAAGAAGCCAAGGCAGCTGCTGAAATCCCTGGAAGCCTACCTGAGCTGTGGCCTACagcctccctcccctctctcctcccagATCCACTTCACTGGCATTTGTGaccctggggcagagctggagggagaTTCCCGGCTGATCTGA
- the RETSAT gene encoding all-trans-retinol 13,14-reductase: protein MEGTRDYSARRAPRHAGTEAREGQHQARDTGGDGRGEIRGWDPERGSGLSGSAAGRPLPVLSATAQCQFPVPLPAVSTSSHYPSANSRCRLLPAPAPGAQWQLSLYSPNSQCPCPVPAPVSCFLFPALRIAVPAPSAQCQPRAPAPARSPCPRRSRSRSLRSGSAGHSGTPGRRSTMWLQALFFLAPLLLLLLLLVLLPLLSLLLPRVPASRNPFATDSRRSPAPLVTDKAVRRTVVKTVFSAEKVPQGLDAIVVGSGIGGLAAAALLAKAGWRVLVLEQHGKLGGCCHTFTEKGFEFDTGIHYVGQMQEGSLMRFLMDQLTDGQLEWAPLPATYDAVVLGDPQGAGKTFHIHSGKREYFRRLKEQFPGEAAAIDEFQQLVKSTGRGVVLLGILKMLPRFLAGLLIRSRLLPRLCSFSHLASRSLKEVVDGLTPNPELRAVLSYLFPTYGVLPSKASFSMHSILMNHFLHGAWYPKGGAGEIAFHTIPVIRKAGGNVFGKAPVQRILLDPQGRACGVSVKKGQDLVDIFAPVIISDAGIFNTYERLLPAEAQALPEIQSQLRMVAHGEGGFTVFVGLSGSREELGLEPTNYFMFQGNDLDGMMKRYLGSSREEAANNIPFLFVTSPSSKDPTWEMRHPGKSTLAIVTFARYEWFKEWKDKQVHKRGDDYEDLKKTFVDAIMQTVIKLYPRIEGRVEYLSGGTPLTNQHYIASPHGELYGASHGIPRLQAETIAAVRADTAVPNLYLTGQDLCLGGFMGALQGAIVCASTILKRNLYVDAAWLKMRLEATSSKKGD, encoded by the exons aTGGAGGGGACACGGGACTACAGCGCCCGGCGTGCACCGCGCCACGCGGGGACGGAGGCACGCGAGGGTCAGCACCAAGCGAGGGACACGGGCGGGGATGGGAGGGGCGAAATTCGGGGGTGGGACCCAGAGAGGGGCTCGGGGCTTTCGGGGTCTGCAGCGGGGCGACCACTCCCAGTGCTCAGTGCCACTGCCCAGTGCCAGTTCCCAGTCCCACTACCAGCTGTCAGTACCAGCTCCCATTATCCCAGTGCCAACTCCCGGTGTCGCCTGCTCCCAGCGCCAGCTCCTGGTGCCCAGTGGCAGCTCTCACTGTACAGTCCCAACTCGCAGTgtcca TGTCCAGTCCCAGCGCCTGTTTCCTGTTTCCTGTTCCCGGCTCTCAGAATCGCAGTTCCCGCCCCCAgtgcccagtgccagccccgTGCCCCCGCCCCTGCCCGGAGTCCGTGTCCCCGCCGTTCCCGTTCCCGCAGTCTCCGTTCTGGCTCCGCGGGGCACAGCGGGACTCCCGGACGGCGCAGCACCATGTGGCTGCAGGCGTTGTTCTTCCTCgccccccttctcctcctcctcctcctcctcgtcctcctccccctcctctccctcctcctcccgcgGGTCCCGGCCAGTCGCAACCCGTTCGCCACCGACAGCCGCCGCTCGCCCGCCCCGCTCGTCACCGACAAGGCTGTGCGCAGGACCGTGGTCAAGACAG tgTTCTCGGCAGAGAAGGTGCCCCAGGGGCTCGATGCCATCGTGGTGGGCAGCGGCATTGGTGGCCTGGCAGCCGCGGCTCTGCTGGCCAAGGCGGGCTGGCGTGTGCTGGTGCTGGAACAGCACGGGAAGCTGGGGGGCTGCTGCCACACCTTCACTGAGAAGGGCTTTGAGTTTGACACTG GGATCCACTATGTGGGGCAGATGCAGGAGGGCTCCCTGATGCGGTTCCTGATGGACCAGCTGACAGATGGGCAGCTGGAGTGGGCCCCGCTCCCAGCCACCTACGATGCCGTGGTTTTGGGGGACCCCCAGGGTGCTGGAAAGACTTTCCACATCCACTCTGGGAAGAGGGAATATTTCCGGAGGCTGAAGGAGCAGTTCCCTGGGGAAGCAGCGGCCATCGATGAGTTCCAGCAGTTGGTGAAG AGCACTGGCCGCGGGGTTGTGCTGCTGGGGATCCTAAAGATGCTCCCACGGTTCCTGGCTGGGCTCCTGATCCgctccaggctgctcccacGCCTCTGCTCCTTCTCCCACCTGGCCTCACGCAGCCTCAAGGAGGTGGTGGATGGTCTCACCCCCAACCCTGAGCTCCGGGCTGTCCTCAGCTACCTCTTCCCCACCTACG GTGTACTCCCCTCCAAGGCCAGCTTCTCCATGCACAGCATCCTGATGAACCACTTCCTCCACGGCGCCTGGTACCCCAagggtggggctggggaaaTCGCCTTCCACACCATTCCCGTGATCCGGAAGGCTGGAGGCAATGTCTTTGGGAAGGCACCGGTGCAGAGGATCCTGCTGgacccccagggcagagcctgtG GTGTGAGTGTCAAGAAAGGCCAAGATCTGGTGGATATCTTTGCTCCCGTGATCATTTCGGATGCCGGGATCTTCAACACCTACGAGAGGCTGCTGCCAGCGGAGGCTCAGGCTCTGCCAG AGATCCAGTCCCAGCTCCGCATGGTGGCCCACGGCGAGGGCGGTTTCACTGTCTTCGTTGGCCTCAGCGGCTCGAGggaagagctggggctggaaccCACCAACTACTTCATGTTCCAAGGGAATGACCTGGATGGGAT GATGAAGCGCTACCTGGGTTCGTCCAGAGAAGAAGCTGCCAACAACATCCCTTTCCTCTTTGTCACCTCACCATCATCCAAGGACCCCACCTGGGAAATGAGGCACCCAG GTAAATCCACACTGGCCATCGTCACCTTCGCCAGGTACGAGTGGTTCAAGGAGTGGAAGGACAAACAGGTCCACAAGCGGGGGGATGACTATGAGGACCTGAAGAAGACTTTTGTGGATGCCATCATGCAGACTGTCATCAAGCTTTACCCTCGCATCGAGGGCCGG gtcGAGTACCTCTCGGGTGGGACTCCCCTCACCAACCAGCACTACATCGCCAGTCCCCACGGGGAGCTGTACGGCGCCAGCCACGGCATCCCGCGCCTGCAGGCCGAAACCATCGCTGCTGTGCGGGCAGACACGGCTGTGCCCAACCTCTACCTGACAG GGCAGGATTTGTGCCTGGGGGGGTTCATGGGAGCCCTGCAAGGAGCCATCGTCTGCGCCAGCACCATCCTCAAGCGCAACCTCTACGTGGATGCGGCGTGGCTGAAGATGCGCTTGGAGGCCACCAGCTCCAAGAAGGGAGACTGA
- the TGOLN2 gene encoding trans-Golgi network integral membrane protein 2 translates to MVLRLTKPRPQQEQAPPTHALNTPVSHAPLRHRPRPTRWDPAQCSSPTSFLLGSAPSPPFSLPPISRDIGARKRQLRPEPALRGPPAMEAPRPLLLLLLLLALCAARAAAETSQTETGESGAAGAPGGGDNQENQSTSPENKNQQKDKLKNGNSETGTNSGTSMDVNKNKDQSNNPTANDNKEDEEKKKKESQTASTTEAAQNGQSADGTSESNNAGGKEQGNEGQNSSGGSTASTDGGGTGGQDNKGSATGGQDNTGSATGGQGNTGSNTGGQDNTGSNTGGQGNTGSGTGGQGNTASGTEGEGNTGSSAGGQGNTGSGTGGQSGSSNNNGQSGDQKSQDDKQPGSSGKKDTKGDGSEKGTAGDGTNSDGKDNENTNGSNTQNGNKDQDSKKDQSTNQGSNDRNGAGTQDGKGSSGHTNGGSSGQQAQAETPGSAGESQGSAGGEQPHSQDNPKNSQEDQSPVSHSSPSAVEDNSFLENEENPAEDEAEEGSDTSLEQETGNSVPSLPRARSESSHFFAYLVTTAVIVAALYVAYHNKRKIIAFALEGKRSKTGRRPKSGDYQRLDQKI, encoded by the exons ATGGTGCTCCGGCTCACTAAGCCCCGCCCCCAGCAGGAACAAGCCCCGCCCACCCACGCACTTAATACCCCAGTGAGCCACGCCCCTCTGCGTCACAGGCCACGCCCCACGCGCTGGGACCCCGCCCAATGTTCGAGCCCCACCTCGTTCCTCCTCGGCTCCGCCCCCTCGCCGCCGTTCTCGCTCCCCCCCATATCTCGCGATATCGGTGCCCGGAAGCGGCAGCTGCGGCCCGAGCCGGCGCTGAGGGGCCCGCCCGCCATGGAGGCCCCGcggccgctgctgctgctcctgctgctcctggcgcTCTGCGCCGCCCGTGCCGCGG CAGAGACCTCACAAACGGAGACCGGCGAATCGGGGGCAGCCGGGGCACCTGGAGGAGGTGACAACCAGGAAAACCAGAGCACATCCCCAGAGAACAAAAACCAGCAGAAGGATAAACTCAAAAATGGCAACTCTGAAACAGGCACAAATAGCGGGACCAGCATGGATGTGAACAAAAACAAGGACCAGAGCAACAATCCAACTGCAAATGACAACAAAGAGGAcgaggagaagaagaagaaggagtcACAGACAGCCAGCACCACGGAGGCTGCTCAGAATGGCCAAAGTGCAGATGGGACTAGTGAAAGCAACAATGCAGGAGGCAAGGAACAAGGAAATGAAGGCCAGAACAGCAGCGGTGgtagcacagccagcacagacggtggtggcactggtggccaGGACAACAAAGGCAGTGCCACTGGTGGCCAGGACAACACTGGCAGTGCCACTGGTGGCCAGGGCAACACAGGCAGCAACACTGGTGGCCAGGACAACACAGGCAGCAACACTGGTGGCCAGGGCAACACTGGCAGTGGCACTGGTGGCCAGGGCAACACAGCCAGTGGCACTGAGGGCGAGGGCAACACAGGCAGCAGCGCTGGTGGCCAGGGCAACACTGGCAGTGGCACTGGTGGCCAGAGtggcagcagcaacaacaatGGGCAGAGCGGAGACCAGAAGAGCCAGGACGACAAGCAGccaggcagctctgggaaaaaggacaccaagggaGACGGAAGTGAGAAGGGCACGGCTGGCGACGGCACGAACAGCGACGGCAAGGACAACGAGAACACAAATGGCAGCAACACCCAAAACGGCAACAAGGACCAGGACAGCAAGAAGGACCAGAGCACCAACCAGGGCAGCAATGACAGGAACGGGGCTGGCACCCAGGACGGCAAGGGCAGTAGTGGGCACACAAACGGAGGCAGCAGTGGGCAGCAGGCCCAGGCTGAGACCCCGGGCAGTGCTGGTGAGAGCCAAGGCAGTGCTGGTGGCGAGCAGCCTCACAGCCAGGACAATCCAAAGAACTCCCAGGAGGACCAAAGCCCTGTGTCACActcctctccctctgctgtGGAGGACAACAGCTttttggaaaatgaagaaaacccTGCAGAGGACGAGGCTGAGGAGGGCAGTGACACCTCCTTGGAGCAGGAGACAGGGAACAGtgttccctccctgcccagggcccGCTCAGAGAGCAGCCACTTCTTTGCCTACCTGGTGACCACAGCCGTTATCGTTGCGGCCCTGTACGTGGCCTACCACAACAAACGGAAG ATCATTGCTTTTGCTCTGGAAGGAAAAAGATCAAAAACTGGTCGACGGCCCAAATCTGGTGATTATCAGAGACTGGATCAAAAG ATCTAG